From one Brachypodium distachyon strain Bd21 chromosome 4, Brachypodium_distachyon_v3.0, whole genome shotgun sequence genomic stretch:
- the LOC100827807 gene encoding uncharacterized protein LOC100827807 — MANATAIAADAIGNGPDWAGLPEELLSMFMEAMEIPDLVRSGAVCNYAPDAAGLWCPFTGDSVRVPLPLTRYFTVGSGHGWLAAADEFSNLRLLNPITGAQAALPPITALHHVESSVDAEGRPMYNVFDRDDPEPLPFNPREARGFIYHRAILSCSPSAGSACVSLLLHMPFGELSYARIGDERWTWISRDDHQCMGGHSRGFMDALYNDDQGLFYVLCHCRSVFTLNLNGPSPVVTQIMQGITDASVPVPLPSGMYILQAPWGDILQILRWRHYDDSSAPVEVPEDPEGHNEDDMLQFMELRTTEIEIYKVDLDQQKLVKMTSLEDHALFIGYNGTTCLPTNDFPMLKSNCVNITDDSCEYVNMYEQNWREIGVWDLKSESFQSFDGNVLPHPWLNWPSPVWITPSLF, encoded by the exons atGGCAAATGCTACCGCAATAGCCGCCGACGCCATCGGTAACGGTCCCGATTGGGCGGGGCTGCCGGAGGAGTTGCTCTCGATGTTCATGGAGGCGATGGAGATCCCCGACCTCGTCCGCTCCGGCGCTGTCTGCA ACTATgcccccgacgccgccggcctctGGTGCCCCTTCACCGGTGATTCTGTCCGAGTCCCCCTGCCGCTGACCCGCTACTTCACGGTCGGCTCGGGACACGGctggctcgccgccgccgacgagttCTCCAACCTCCGCCTCCTCAACCCCATCACCGGCGCCCAGGCCGCGCTCCCGCCCATCACCGCCCTCCACCACGTCGAGAGCTCCGTCGACGCCGAGGGCCGCCCCATGTACAACGTCTTTGACAGGGACGACCCGGAGCCGCTCCCCTTCAACCCCCGCGAGGCACGGGGCTTCATCTACCACCGCGCTATCCTCTCCTGCAGTCCGTCCGCCGGGAGCGCGTGCGTCTCGCTTCTCTTGCACATGCCATTTGGCGAGCTCTCCTACGCCCGAATCGGCGACGAGCGGTGGACGTGGATCTCGCGGGACGACCACCAGTGCATGGGCGGCCACAGCAGGGGCTTCATGGACGCCCTGTACAACGACGACCAAGGCTTGTTCTACGTTCTTTGTCACTGCAGGTCTGTGTTCACCTTAAATCTCAACGGGCCATCCCCTGTTGTGACACAGATCATGCAGGGAATAACGGACGCGTCTGTCCCTGTCCCTCTCCCTTCCGGCATGTATATCCTGCAAGCACCATGGGGTGATATCTTGCAAATATTGAGGTGGAGACACTACGATGATTCGTCCGCACCTGTGGAGGTTCCTGAAGATCCAGAGGGACACAATGAAGATGACATGCTCCAGTTTATGGAGCTCAGGACAACCGAAATAGAGATATATAAAGTCGATCTTGACCAGCAGAAGCTTGTGAAGATGACAAGCTTGGAGGATCATGCACTATTTATTGGCTACAACGGCACTACGTGTCTTCCTACCAACGATTTTCCGATGCTGAAGTCGAACTGCGTCAACATCACGGATGACTCTTGTGAGTATGTCAACATGTATGAGCAGAACTGGCGAGAAATAGGTGTCTGGGACCTGAAAAGCGAGAGTTTTCAGAGCTTCGATGGCAACGTGCTTCCACATCCATGGTTGAATTGGCCTTCTCCGGTTTGGATAACTCCCTCACTTTTCTAG